From the Mycobacterium sp. DL592 genome, the window ACTCCATGGCGAGGTTTCGATCGGGTGCTTCGCGGCGGCGGGCTTCAGGCATGGCTGAGATTGTCCCAGAAGCGGGCGAGCCGTCCAGACCTGGGATACTGGCAGGCGTGACCGACCCACATGTCGCCGCCCCGGCGCCGAAGGAGGCCAAGCCGCGCCTGCTGCAGGACGGCCGCGACATGTTCTGGTCGCTGGCCCCGCTCGTGGTGGCGTGCATCGTGCTGGCGGGCCTGGTCGGCATGTGTTCGTTTCGTCCCAACGGGCCCGAGGACGGCATGGCACCGCCTTATGACGCCGCCGCCGCGCTGAAGGCCGACGCCGACACGCTGGGCATTCCGATCCGGCTGCCTGTCCTGCCGCAGGGCTGGCGGGCCAACTCCGGCGCCCGCGCCGGTATCGACGCGGGTCGCACCGATCCCAAGACCGGCCAGCGCCAGCGCGCGGTCACCTCGAAGGTCGGCTATATCGCCCCGTCGAAGATGTTCGTCAGCCTGACCCAGAGCAATGCCGACGAGGTCGCTCTGGTCTCGTCGATCCACCGGTCGATGGTGCCGACCGGCGCCCAGGACGTCGACGGGGTGAAGTGGGTGGTCTACGAAGGCGGGGAAGGCACCGAGCCGGTGTGGACGGCGCGGCTGGACAGCACCCGGGGCCCGGCACAGCTTGCGATAACCGGCGCCGGAAGCAGCGACGACTTCCGTACGCTTGCCCTCGCGACGCAGTCGCAGCAGCCGATCGTTCCCGGCCGATAAAGGGAGACAGCAATGCCCGGACCCGAAGCAGATCTGACCGGATGGGCCTGCGAGCCGTTCAGTGCCGCCGGTTTCACCCACGATGTGTACCGCAAGGGCGA encodes:
- a CDS encoding DUF4245 domain-containing protein, producing MAEIVPEAGEPSRPGILAGVTDPHVAAPAPKEAKPRLLQDGRDMFWSLAPLVVACIVLAGLVGMCSFRPNGPEDGMAPPYDAAAALKADADTLGIPIRLPVLPQGWRANSGARAGIDAGRTDPKTGQRQRAVTSKVGYIAPSKMFVSLTQSNADEVALVSSIHRSMVPTGAQDVDGVKWVVYEGGEGTEPVWTARLDSTRGPAQLAITGAGSSDDFRTLALATQSQQPIVPGR